The following proteins are encoded in a genomic region of Hymenobacter siberiensis:
- the cmk gene encoding (d)CMP kinase: MKQLVIAIDGYSSCGKSTTAKAVASLLHYAYVDTGAMYRAVTLHLLEQGISFDDMARIEQVLREISITFRRHRHTGRNELFLNGVNCEDDIRQMRISNSVSEVSVIPMVRHAMVAQQQQMGRKRGVVMDGRDIGTTVFPDAEVKIFMTADVELRARRRQDELAATGEQVPLEDIIENLRKRDYLDSTRAESPLRRAADAVLLDTTHITIAEQVDFVLDRVSSALFMAGWD; the protein is encoded by the coding sequence ATGAAACAACTCGTTATCGCCATTGATGGTTACTCCTCCTGTGGCAAAAGTACCACAGCCAAAGCCGTAGCGTCGCTGCTACACTACGCCTACGTCGATACGGGGGCGATGTATCGCGCCGTTACGCTGCACCTGCTGGAGCAGGGCATCAGCTTCGACGACATGGCCCGCATCGAGCAGGTTTTGCGCGAAATCAGCATCACCTTCCGCCGCCACCGCCACACGGGCCGCAACGAGCTGTTCCTAAACGGCGTGAATTGCGAGGACGACATTCGCCAGATGCGGATTTCCAACTCTGTGAGCGAAGTGTCGGTCATCCCGATGGTGCGGCACGCCATGGTGGCCCAGCAGCAGCAAATGGGCCGCAAGCGCGGCGTCGTGATGGACGGCCGCGACATCGGCACTACCGTATTTCCCGATGCGGAAGTGAAAATCTTCATGACTGCCGACGTGGAGCTGCGCGCCCGCCGCCGCCAGGACGAGCTAGCCGCAACAGGCGAACAGGTGCCCCTGGAAGACATCATCGAGAACCTGCGCAAGCGCGACTACCTCGACTCGACCCGCGCCGAAAGCCCGCTGCGCCGCGCCGCCGATGCTGTGCTGCTCGATACCACGCACATCACCATTGCGGAGCAGGTTGATTTTGTGCTCGATAGGGTGTCATCGGCTCTGTTCATGGCGGGCTGGGACTAG